The following are from one region of the Mustela lutreola isolate mMusLut2 chromosome 7, mMusLut2.pri, whole genome shotgun sequence genome:
- the KATNBL1 gene encoding KATNB1-like protein 1 — protein sequence MASEAHNVKKRGFCNNIEDHSTDLPRKRISNFTNKNMKEVKKSPKQLAAYINRTVGQAVKSPDKLRKVIYRRKKVHHPFPNPCYRKKQSPRSGGCDMANKENELACAGHLPEKLRHDSRTYLINSSDSGSSQTESPSSKYSGFFSEVSQDHETMAQVLFSRNLRLNVALTFWRKRSISELVAYLVRIEDLGVVVDCLPVLTNSLQEEKQYISLGCCVDLLPLVKSLLKSKFEEYIIVGLNWLQAVIKRWWSELSSKTEIINDGNIQILKQQLSGLWEQENHLTLVPGYTGNIAKDVDAYLLQLH from the exons ATGGCATCTGAAGCCCACAATGTTAAAAAACGAGGCTTTTGTAATAATATTGAGGATCATTCCACTGATCTTCCTAGAAAAAGGATCTCTAATTTTACTAATAAGAACATGAAGGAG gttaAGAAATCTCCAAAACAGTTGGCTGCTTACATAAATAg AACAGTTGGACAAGCTGTGAAAAGCCCAGATAAACTACGTAAGGTGATCTATCGCAGAAAGAAAGTGCATCATCCTTTTCCAAATCCTTGTTACAGAAAAAAACAGTCCCCTAGAAGTGGGGGCTGTGACAtggcaaataaagaaaatgaactgGCTTGTGCAGGTCACCTGCCTGAAAAATTACGCCATGATAGTCGAACATATTTGATTAACTCCAGTGATTCTGGTTCTTCACAGACAGAAAGCCCATCATCAAAAtatagtgggtttttttctgAG GTTTCTCAGGACCATGAAACAATGGCACAGGTTTTGTTCAGCAGGAATTTGAGATTGAATGTAGCTTTAACATTCTGGAGAAAGAGAAGTATAAGTGAACTTGTAGCTTATTTGGTGAG GATAGAAGACCTTGGAGTTGTTGTGGATTGCCTTCCTGTGCTCACCAatag tttacaggaagaaaaacaatacatCTCACTTGGCTGCTGTGTAGATTTGTTGCCTCTAGTAAAGTCCCTACTTAAAAGCAAGTTTGAAGA ATATATAATAGTTGGTTTAAACTGGCTTCAAGCAGTCATAAAAAGGTGGTGGTCTGAACTGTCATccaaaacagaaattataaatgATGG aaatattcagattttaaaacaacaattaaGTGGATTATGGGAACAAGAAAACCATCTTACTTTGGTTCCGGGATATACTGGTAATATAGCCAAG GATGTAGATGCTTATTTATTACAGTTGCATTGA